ACGGCAAGTTCACCTACATCCAGCAGGGCAGCTAAGCCTCTCTGTGACACCCAATCGAAGCCCGGCAGCAATGCCGGGCTTTTCTTTTGGGCGACGGCGGCCACACTGGAGACATGAAGGCAGGAGACAAAGCCTCCCGCAAACCGCAATGAGGGGTGGCAATGACGACGAAACGGATCGTGTCTCTACTTCTTGGTCTTGCCATGCTGGCGGCGGTGCTCGGCGGTGGGCATCTCTTCAGCAAATCCCGGACGACGCAATTGTTCGGCGAAATCATTGCAAGGGTCGAGACGCCGAAGCCGGTGGTGGCCCTGACATTCGATGACGGGCCCTCGGTGCGCTTCACGCCTGAGGTCCTGACGATCCTGAGGGAACGCGGCGTGAAAGCGACCTTTTTCCTGACGGGCAAGGAAACCGAGGAAAATCTGCCGCAGGCTCGGATGATCGTCAGTGACGGCCATCAGATTGGAAACCACAGCTATACGCATTCCAACATGGCCTTGATGGGACCGGCGCGGGTAGGAGACGAGATCGAGCGCACGGATGCCGCCATTCGGGCCGCGGACTACGAGGGCGAGATCATGTTCCGCCCGCCCTATGGCAAGAAGTTGTTCGCCTTGCCGTTGTATCTTTCCCGGCATGAGCGGAAAACAATCATGTGGGATGTCGAGCCGGAATCCTATCCAGATATAGCCGAGGATGCAGCCACACTGGCGAAGCACGTCATCGAGCACACGAAAAACGGCTCGATCATCATCATGCATGTCATGTATCGCAGCCGCGAGGCCTCACGGCAGGCCTTGCCGCTGATCATCGATGGATTACGTCAACGCGGGTTCGAGTTTGTGACCGTGTCGCAACTGGTGGAAAATCGCTAAGATCGCTGCGATCAGTCCAGCCGCTCCAAAATGAAGTCGGCACGCTCGTCGACGCCTGTTTTCGGAAGGACGACGGTCTCATAGTCAAGGGCTTGAAAATCCCTGACGAGACGATCGTATTCGGCCACGGCCGAGGCGAAATCATGCCGACGCTCCGTGTCTGCCTGATAGATTTCCGGCCAGGGCGGGGTAAGGAAGACCAGCCTGTTATAGCGATGTTCGCGGCGCAGCGTTTCGATGAAGGGGTCACCGCTGACCTCGCGTAACGCCGAGGCGGCGTCAATCAGGCCGCGATCGAAGAAGACGGTGCCGTGTTCTGGCGCTTTCTGCCGGTCTTCGAGCGCTACGGCGATGGCCCTGCGTGCAAAGGCTTCGAGGTTTATCCAAGGCAGTGCGGTGCCACCGGTGCGGGTTTCTTCGATGACGATACGGCGGCCGGGTTCCTCCATTGTGGCGTAACCGCGCCGGGCAAGTTCTGCAAGAAGCGTGGATTTTCCCCCGCCGGAGCAACCGGAGAGAATGATGAAACGGTCCATGGGCGTGCGTTCCTGTGTTGGGTTCAGGGCAGGGGTGGTGATTTTTTTTGGAAGGGGGGCGCCGCGCGTTTCTTCTCCCCGCCGGGGAGAAGGTGGCCCGAAGGGCCGGATGAGGGGGCAAGCTCTCGGTATTATCGCTATCCTCGCCCCCTCATCCCGCTGCCGCGGACTTCTCCCCGGCGGGAGAAGAAACAAGGGGTCACCGCTCGTTCAACAAGCAGGATTTGCGTATTCGAGCGGGAATGTGTCGGAAGATATTACCATAATACGGCGAGTCGTCACCCCTGATGCAGAATATGGGCCGCCTTGACCGCGGCAGAGGCACGGTTTTCCACGCCGAGCTTTACGTAGATCTGTTCGAGATGCTTGTTCACCGTCCGGGCGGACAGGCCGAGAATATCGCCGATATCGCGGTTGGACTTGCCCTTGGCGATCCACAACAACACTTCCGATTCCCGCGTGGTCAGCGCGAAATGCTCTTTCAGAAGGTGGTCGTCAGACTTCTCGTTGGCGGCGGTCAGGCGAAACAGATGCTCATCCGGACCCATGGCGCCAAGGAAGGAAAGCTGCAGGGCGGGGCGTCCGGCCTGGGTGATCGTCAGCGGTGCATCGCGGCCGGTCTCCGATGCTGCCCTTTCGCCGATCCAGCGGCCGATATGGCTGACGACGATGTCCATGCCGTCATCCCGCCCGGTCGCAGCATTAACGAGCCGCGTCGCCTGCGGGGTGGACCAGTGGATGGCCCCATTTGCGCGCACGGCGAGCAGATGGCGTCCGGCGGCATCAAGCGCGACCCGGGCGCTTTGCGCCGAGCGGGCATTGGAAAGATGGACGCGGATGCGGGCGCGCAGCTCGTCGATATTGATCGGTTTCGTCAGATAATCGACACCGCCGGAGTCCAGCGCCCGCACGACATGTTCGGTCTCCGTCAGGCCGGTCATGAAGATAACAGGCACCTGCGCCACCGCCGCATTGGCCTTGAGGCGTCGGCAGGTCTCGAAACCGTCCATGGTGGGCATGACGGCATCGAGCAGGATGATATCGGGCGTGATGCGCTCGGCGATGTTCAATGCAGCCTGCCCAGATGTGGCGATGAGGGCCGAGAAGCCGGATTGCTCCAGCGCATCGGTCAGGAAGCCCAGCGCTTCCGGGCTGTCATCCACCAGCAATACAATATCTCTCGGGGCCGCCGCCTGAGCGCTCATGCCTTGAGGTCTCCCCTGTCACTGTCTTCGAACCGCTTGAGAAAATGCGCGTAGCCGGCCAGATCGAAAGCCTGCACATAGGCGCCGAGCTCCTGCGTGAAGGGCAGGTTTTCCGTGTTGCGGGCGAGATCGGCGAGTTTCGCTTCGATGCCGCGTATGTAGCCTATTTCGCCAAGCCTCTGCAAATCCTGGATGTGGATGGCGCCCGGATTGACGATCTCGGCAGGGGGCTGCGGTAGCGGGGCGGGCGGCAGATCGGTATCGTAAATCCATGTCAGCCCGAGATGCACGGCAAGCCTGTCGCAGAGATGGCGGATATCGACGGGCTTGGCGATGGCGTCGTTGTGATTGTCATCGCCGGCGCCCGCGACAGCGCCGTCGCCGATATTGGCCGAGAGCATGATGAGCGGGGCCGTCTGACCGGCCTCGCGCAGCTTCGTCACCAGCTGCCAGCCGGTCATGCCGGGCATGGAAATATCGATGAGGAAGAGATCGGGCTTCACCCCTTCGATGAGAGTGAGGCATTCGGGGCCGGATTGCGCCGTCAACACCACGAAATCGAGCGGCGAGAGGACCTGCCGCATCAGCTCGCGGTGATCCTCGTTGTCATCCACCACGACAATGGTGCGGCGTGGACCGGAATAGGAGCGGATCGTTTTTTCCGGCGCCGGCGCCGTGTTTGGCCGGTGGACGGCGGATAGCATGAGGCGCACACGGAAGGTGGAACCCTCGTCCTTTTCGCTGGAGACGGAAATTTCGCCGCCGAGCGTATTGGTCAGAAGCCGGGTGATGGTGAGGCCGAGGCCGAGGCCCGGCATGGGACGTACGCTCTCGGCCTCGCCACGCTGGAAGGGTTCGTAAATGCGGGCAAGGTCTTTTTCGGCAATGCCGCGGCCGGTATCGGACACGGTGAAGCTGGCCACCTGGCTGCGATAACCGACATCGAAGGTGACGGCGCCTTCGTCCGTGAATTTGATGGCGTTGGAAAGCAGGTTGACGAGGATCTGGCGCAGGCGCTTTTCATCGGTGCGCACATATTGCGGCAGAGCGGGCGAGCGGTCGTGGCGGAATTCCAGCCCCTTGGCCTGCGCCTGCGGGCGGAACATATCGACGATCTGGTCGAGGAAATCCTGGATATTGATCTCGTTGGAATAGACCTGCAGGCGGCCCGCCTCGATCTTGGAAATATCGAGAAGCCCGTCGATCAGTCCCGACAGGTGGTCGGCCGAGCGGCGGATGACCTTGATCGCCGATTGCCGGGGAGGGGGGATGGTCTCATCGCGTTCCAAAATCTGGGCGTAACCGAGAACGGCGTTGAGCGGCGTGCGCAGCTCGTGGCTGAGGCCGACGACATAACGGCTTTTGGCGCGGTTGGCGGCCTCAGCCGTTTCCTTGGCATCCTGAAGGGCGGCGTCGGTCTTCTTGTGGGCAGCGATTTCCTTCAAGAGCAGCGTGTTCTGGCGCGAGGATTCCTCTTCCGCCACCACCCGGCTGTCATGGGCAAGCACCAGGAACCAGCAGACAATGCCGGCAATGACGGCAAAGACGAAAAACACGATGAGGATGGTGCGGTTCACCACATCGGCGGTTTCCGGCGAGGCCGTGCCGACCTGATGCGCGATCATGGCCAATATGCCGCCGATGGCGGTGACGGCAATCGCCGCCGCCATGCCGTAGCGTCCTAGCCGGGTGGCGAGTTTTGCCACCAGCTGTCTCGGCAGGAAGGTCTTGGCGACGGTGGCGACCTGATAGTTCAGCTTTGCCTTCGGCTTGCACATGTCGTGGCAGCGGCTGTCCAGCGAACAGCAGAGCGAACAGATCGGCGCGGCATAGGCCGGACACCATGCCATGTCCTCCGGCTCGAAAGGGTGTTCGCAGATGGAGCAGGTGATGCTGCTTTCTGCGCGCCATTGCTGGCGTGGCTTGCGGGCAAGGTAGAATTTGCCCTTGGTGCCCCAGGCAATCAGCGGCGATGCGGTGAAGGCGACAATGAGGGTGAGATAGGGCGCGAGCGAGGCGGCGAGCGGGCCGAAAGTGCCGAAATGCGCCATCAGCGCAATGGTGGCGGAAAGCGCCATGGAGCCGACGCCAACGGGATTGATGTCATAGAGATGGGCACGCTTGAACTCGATTCCTGATGGGGCAAGGCCGAGCGGCTTGTTGATGAAGAGATCGGCCGAGATGGTGCAGAGCCACGCCATGGCGATGATGGAGAAGATGCCGAGCGTTTCCTCGAGCAGCCGGTAGATGCCAAGTTCCATCAACAGCAGCGCAATCGCCACATTGAACACCAGCCAGACGACGCGGCCGGGGTGGCTGTGGGTGAGGCGGGAAAAGAAATTCGACCAGGCGAGCGAGCCCGCATAGGCATTCATGACGTTGATCTTCAGCTGCGAGACGACCACGAAAGCGACCATCAGCAGCATGGCTGCCGTCTGATTGGGGATCATGTAACCGAAGGCGGTGAGATACATCTGCGCCGGGTCGGCGGCGCGATCCACCGAGACGCCGGAACTGAAGGTCAGCACGACGAGGAACGAACCGGCCAAGAGCTTCGGTACGCCAACGACGACCCAGCCTGCACCGGCCAGAAACACCGCGATGCGGTGGCGCAGGCGGCTCTGGCCCTCGGCTGGCAGGAAGCGCAGGAAGTCCACCTGTTCGCCGATCTGCGACATCAGCGCCAGAATGACCGCCGAGGCCGCGCCGAACTCCACGAGATTGAAATCCGCCACGGTGCCCGGCGGGCCGGATGCATGGTGGATACCGGCAAAAGCGCGCCACAGATCGTATTTCTCCCAGTCCATCAGGGCGATGAAGATGAAGGGCAGGATGTTGAGGACGATCCAGAAAGGCTGGGTGACGATCTGGAAACGGCTGATGAGCCGCACGCCATGGGTGACGAGTGGAATGACCATGACGGCGGAGATGATGTAGCCGATCCACAAGGGAATGCCGAGCGCAAGCTCCAGCGCGCCGGACATGATCGAGGCCTCGATCGCGAAGAGCATGAAGGTGAAGGCGGCGTAAATCAGCGAGGTGATGGTGGAGCCGATGTAACCAAAGCTTGCGCCGCGTGTCAGCAGATCGATATCGACGCCATGGCGGATGGCATAACGGCTGATCGGCAGGCCGACGGCCAACATGGCGACGGCAGCGACAAGGATGGCGTAAAAAGCGTTGGTGGTGCCGTAGGAGAGCGTGATGGCGCCGCCGATGGCTTCCAGCGCCAGAAAGGAAATCGCGCCGATGGCGGTGTGGGAAATGCGGTTGGAGGAAAATTGCCGGGCGCTCTTGGCGGTAAAGCGCAATGCATAATCTTCCAGCGTCTGGTTGGCGACCCAGCGGTTATATTCGCGCCTGACGGGGATGATGCGTTGACGTGCCGCCATGGCTATCGAGCGCCTTTCCGCAAGGGGCTTCTCACAGCCGCACCGACATGCCGCCATCCACCGTCAGCACATGGCCGTTGACGAAGGAGGCCGCGTCGCTGGCCAGAAACAGGGCCGCACCGGCAATCTCGTCCGGTCTGCCCCAGCGTTCCAGCGGCACGCGCAGCTTGGCGAAGGCCACCATCTCAGGATTTTCGGAAAGCGCGGCATTGGTTTCCGTCGCAAACATGCCCGGCGCAATGGCGTTGCTGGTGATGCCACGCGCGCCGTATTCCACGGCAATGGCGCGCATCAGCCCGGTCAGCCCCTGTTTGGCGACGGGGTAGATCGCATCGCCGGGTCGGACGATATGGCCGAGAATGGAGGTGATGGTGATGATGCGGCCATAGGCTTTTGCCGCCATGGCTTCCGCCGCATCCCGCGACAGGGAAATGGAGGAGGTGAGGTCGGTGCGGATCAATTCCAGCACGTCCTCATCGGTGAATTCGGCAAGCGGGCGGCGGTCGCGCGCGCCGACATTGTTGACGAGAATATCGAGGTGGCCGAGTTCGCTCATGATGCGGTGGACGAGCGCCGCCCCGGCTTTGGTATCGGCAATATCGAAGGCGGCATAATCCGCCTTGCCGCCTGCCTTGCGCAACGAGTCGACCGCCTGTTGCAGCGTCTCGGCATTGCGGCCGGTCAGCCAGACATGGGCGCCCGCTTCGGCAAAGGCCTTGGCGATTTCAAGACCCAGACCCCGGCCGCTGCCGGTGATGATGGCGCTGCGGTTTTCGAGAGAGAATTTCTGGAGAATGCCCATCGCTCACCTTCTTGCTTGACGTGCCGAAACTTCTTGGAGTTCGCGAAGGAAGAATATGCCGCGTTGGGCAGAGAGCGAAAGGTCGCCCGTCCGGCCCGACCGTTCGGTGGACAGAAAAATGGCGTCGCCCGGTTCGGGCGACGCCATCAGTTCGATATCAGGCAGCAGCCGACTTTGCGAGCGGCACTTCCGCGATCGTCTTCAGAACGACGGAAGCGATCTGATAGGGGCACCCTTGAGAGTTCGGACGACGGTCTTCGAGGTAACCCTTGTAACCGTTGTTGACGAAGGAGTGCGGAACGCGGATCGACGCGCCACGATCTGCCACGCCATAGGAGAACTTGTTCCACGGAGCGGTTTCGTGCTTGCCGGTCAGGCGCAGGTGGTTGTCCGGACCGTAAACGTCGATGTGCTCTTTCCAGTTCTTGGCAAAAGCAGCCATGAGGGCTTCGAAATAGTCCTTGCCGCCAACTTCACGCATGTACTTGGTGGAGAAGTTGCAGTGCATGCCCGAACCGTTCCAGTCGGTGTCGCCCAGCGGCTTGCAATGGAATTCGACGTCGATGCCATACTGTTCGCAAAGGCGCAGCAGCAGGTAACGAGCGATCCAGATCTGGTCGGCGGCGCGCTTGGAGCCCTTGCCGAAAATCTGGAATTCCCACTGGCCCTTGGCCACTTCGGCGTTGATACCTTCGTGGTTGATGCCGGCTTCGAGGCAGAGATCGAGGTGCTCTTCAACGATTTCGCGGGCAACCGAACCGACGTTCTTGAAGCCGACGCCGGTGTAGTAAGGACCCTGCGGAGCCGGGTAACCCTGTTCCGGGAAGCCGAGCGGGCGGCCGTCCTGGTAGAAGAAGTATTCCTGCTCGAAGCCGAACCATGCATCTTCGTCGTCGAGGATG
This genomic interval from Agrobacterium tumefaciens contains the following:
- a CDS encoding polysaccharide deacetylase family protein, with protein sequence MTTKRIVSLLLGLAMLAAVLGGGHLFSKSRTTQLFGEIIARVETPKPVVALTFDDGPSVRFTPEVLTILRERGVKATFFLTGKETEENLPQARMIVSDGHQIGNHSYTHSNMALMGPARVGDEIERTDAAIRAADYEGEIMFRPPYGKKLFALPLYLSRHERKTIMWDVEPESYPDIAEDAATLAKHVIEHTKNGSIIIMHVMYRSREASRQALPLIIDGLRQRGFEFVTVSQLVENR
- a CDS encoding AAA family ATPase; translated protein: MDRFIILSGCSGGGKSTLLAELARRGYATMEEPGRRIVIEETRTGGTALPWINLEAFARRAIAVALEDRQKAPEHGTVFFDRGLIDAASALREVSGDPFIETLRREHRYNRLVFLTPPWPEIYQADTERRHDFASAVAEYDRLVRDFQALDYETVVLPKTGVDERADFILERLD
- a CDS encoding response regulator — its product is MSAQAAAPRDIVLLVDDSPEALGFLTDALEQSGFSALIATSGQAALNIAERITPDIILLDAVMPTMDGFETCRRLKANAAVAQVPVIFMTGLTETEHVVRALDSGGVDYLTKPINIDELRARIRVHLSNARSAQSARVALDAAGRHLLAVRANGAIHWSTPQATRLVNAATGRDDGMDIVVSHIGRWIGERAASETGRDAPLTITQAGRPALQLSFLGAMGPDEHLFRLTAANEKSDDHLLKEHFALTTRESEVLLWIAKGKSNRDIGDILGLSARTVNKHLEQIYVKLGVENRASAAVKAAHILHQG
- a CDS encoding hybrid sensor histidine kinase/response regulator, producing the protein MAARQRIIPVRREYNRWVANQTLEDYALRFTAKSARQFSSNRISHTAIGAISFLALEAIGGAITLSYGTTNAFYAILVAAVAMLAVGLPISRYAIRHGVDIDLLTRGASFGYIGSTITSLIYAAFTFMLFAIEASIMSGALELALGIPLWIGYIISAVMVIPLVTHGVRLISRFQIVTQPFWIVLNILPFIFIALMDWEKYDLWRAFAGIHHASGPPGTVADFNLVEFGAASAVILALMSQIGEQVDFLRFLPAEGQSRLRHRIAVFLAGAGWVVVGVPKLLAGSFLVVLTFSSGVSVDRAADPAQMYLTAFGYMIPNQTAAMLLMVAFVVVSQLKINVMNAYAGSLAWSNFFSRLTHSHPGRVVWLVFNVAIALLLMELGIYRLLEETLGIFSIIAMAWLCTISADLFINKPLGLAPSGIEFKRAHLYDINPVGVGSMALSATIALMAHFGTFGPLAASLAPYLTLIVAFTASPLIAWGTKGKFYLARKPRQQWRAESSITCSICEHPFEPEDMAWCPAYAAPICSLCCSLDSRCHDMCKPKAKLNYQVATVAKTFLPRQLVAKLATRLGRYGMAAAIAVTAIGGILAMIAHQVGTASPETADVVNRTILIVFFVFAVIAGIVCWFLVLAHDSRVVAEEESSRQNTLLLKEIAAHKKTDAALQDAKETAEAANRAKSRYVVGLSHELRTPLNAVLGYAQILERDETIPPPRQSAIKVIRRSADHLSGLIDGLLDISKIEAGRLQVYSNEINIQDFLDQIVDMFRPQAQAKGLEFRHDRSPALPQYVRTDEKRLRQILVNLLSNAIKFTDEGAVTFDVGYRSQVASFTVSDTGRGIAEKDLARIYEPFQRGEAESVRPMPGLGLGLTITRLLTNTLGGEISVSSEKDEGSTFRVRLMLSAVHRPNTAPAPEKTIRSYSGPRRTIVVVDDNEDHRELMRQVLSPLDFVVLTAQSGPECLTLIEGVKPDLFLIDISMPGMTGWQLVTKLREAGQTAPLIMLSANIGDGAVAGAGDDNHNDAIAKPVDIRHLCDRLAVHLGLTWIYDTDLPPAPLPQPPAEIVNPGAIHIQDLQRLGEIGYIRGIEAKLADLARNTENLPFTQELGAYVQAFDLAGYAHFLKRFEDSDRGDLKA
- a CDS encoding SDR family oxidoreductase, whose translation is MGILQKFSLENRSAIITGSGRGLGLEIAKAFAEAGAHVWLTGRNAETLQQAVDSLRKAGGKADYAAFDIADTKAGAALVHRIMSELGHLDILVNNVGARDRRPLAEFTDEDVLELIRTDLTSSISLSRDAAEAMAAKAYGRIITITSILGHIVRPGDAIYPVAKQGLTGLMRAIAVEYGARGITSNAIAPGMFATETNAALSENPEMVAFAKLRVPLERWGRPDEIAGAALFLASDAASFVNGHVLTVDGGMSVRL
- a CDS encoding glutamine synthetase beta-grasp domain-containing protein produces the protein MTKFKLEYIWLDGYKPVPNLRGKTQIKEFDEFPTLEQLPLWGFDGSSTQQAEGHSSDCVLKPVAIYPDPARSNGALVMCEVMMPDGVTPHPSNSRATILDDEDAWFGFEQEYFFYQDGRPLGFPEQGYPAPQGPYYTGVGFKNVGSVAREIVEEHLDLCLEAGINHEGINAEVAKGQWEFQIFGKGSKRAADQIWIARYLLLRLCEQYGIDVEFHCKPLGDTDWNGSGMHCNFSTKYMREVGGKDYFEALMAAFAKNWKEHIDVYGPDNHLRLTGKHETAPWNKFSYGVADRGASIRVPHSFVNNGYKGYLEDRRPNSQGCPYQIASVVLKTIAEVPLAKSAAA